In the Microplitis mediator isolate UGA2020A chromosome 5, iyMicMedi2.1, whole genome shotgun sequence genome, TGGGGATTGACTTCTTAGGGTCTTTGGCTTCCTCACCGGCTGTTGCTACACAATCGAACCCAATGAATCCATAAAAACATGAAGCTGCTCCTTTTATTATTCCCGCGATTCCGTAGGGCGCAAATCCTCCGGTTCCACGTTCGCCACACGGTTCTTTTGTGCACCCGGTATCAATTTTCCAATTCGCTACGTTCGCTGTCGTATTAAAAAAGTAGataagtataaatttaattaaatttctaattataaattagtAGACTTACCTTTTATAGATCCAGCGCCAACGACAAATAGCACGACTCCTAAATTCactagagtaaaaaaattatttgccaGTGACGACTCTTTAGCTCCAAATGCCAGAGCGACTGAAaagtaaatgaataattttatttaaataaataaaaattatttatgacatTTGTGCTCTCACCAGAAAATGCGATTGTGATTCCGAAGGCAAAGAAATCTGGGTAGGGAGAAAAATGATCATTTTCAAAGTGAGCCGCCGATTGAAATGCAGTTCGCATGGAATTATTGAACAAAGCATCAACGTAAGTACTGAGACCCCGGACGACGCTCGCAGAACCGATCACGTACTCCAGGATAAGGGTCCAGCCGATCAAGAAAGCGGTAAACTCTCCCATTGTAACGTAACTATAGACGTAAGCTGACCCTGCCTTGGGTACTCTGGCGCCAAACTCTGCATAGCAGAGACCTGTCCAATTAATAGGGACATTAGTACAACTGATTTAATAGTTCATGTTGATATTTAATGTACTCATGTACCTGCGAACATTGAAGCCACCGCAGCGATAGCAAAAGAAATCACCACAGCCGGACCGGCGAGATTCTTAGCAACGGATCCTGCAAGAACGTAAACACCAACACCGAGAGTCGATCCAATACCAAGAGCCGTGAGGTCTAATGTTGAAAGACATCTTGCCAGACCAGACTCCGAAGGTgacgaaattaatttcttcctcgtgaACGCATTTATTACCCGACCGAGTCCAAATATTTTCATGATCTACGATATTTTTAccgaaattaaaatgatgttccggtaaaattattttattttacacacgAAATTTCCTGCACACACCCGGCGTACTTTATTTGGtagatttaattgataaaataattatttcctcCAGGTTCTAGGTCACCGGTGAAAGATCATTGGATCAGTTTGCTACTgcgatataaaataaaataaataattcaagtaaatGACCAATTTAAAGGAATTTAAAAAGACAGCTCACCCGAAACTTCAGCTAGTTTATTCTTCTttaaatgaaagtttgagcaACAGTactatttaaacataaaattaaacttaaaactgtttattacttgaactgacagataaaaataatgtttgaTGTATTAAATCTGATAATCtctgttttaattatttaatttcgtaATTCTTATCTTACTTAAGCGATATGAGATTCATTAAGTGATAAAGTTacgataaatataattgttacaatGTTTCATAaaggtaataaataataaccacAGTtactgttttttaaaaatatattttatattacatataaacgGACGGTTTCATTATTacaattcaattaaataaaattatttaatacgtaataaaaataattgttaatttatttaaaggaaaaacttccttttattattataaataattgtgtaaaaatttatcctaAGTATACTAATCTCTATCGTTAGTATTTGCATAGGCCTTTAAGacttatcaaataaaaataatcaaaaaataaaatgagtaaaatatttatataaaaacttcCAGGCAGTTGATtgtgttaatttataaaacatgattattatttttattgagatTCAAAAATTGGACGGATTGATTTCCTTACTACTGACTAAAATGACAGACTTTAATTACGTctgcaatttatttaaaaattccaattaGTCCTGCAGCAACTGCTGCCAGCAGACAACTTGTTGATATGCTGTATCTTTTGGCTGATGACTGCAaagaataaacaaattaattaatgactgGTTCAGAATCAGAGAAGGATCAGGGAttcgtttaattaaaatttcagaaaaatataaactactGGAAAAGAGATGGGATAAAAAGTGGAATCAAAGAGCAATGGGTGAGGATGAAGTCTAGATGGggagggcgtataaaaaaggGCAGAAAGATTGGGGTGTAGGTCGTGTGGGATTGATTTAGAAACATTGGAGCACTTGGTAGGATGTGAGAGTGCGAGGACTTAAAAGAAGAGGTGACAGAATGTTGGGATGGGAGGAAATAAATGATAAGAGTGAGGTCAGAGAGTTAATATTAAGTGAGGTGGATATGTGTGCCTACTTTCGAGAAATTtaaagtataattaaaaaccaCTCGGTAGCAAAAGGGATTTAGTTTGTAAATAGACAAGTTAGATTTTAGATTACAGTcagcagaaaaaaaaggagATATGAGAGTTTGTAAATGAAGGATAGACAAAGTTCGATGGTTTATATTCGTTGTAGTTCTGTAAAATCCAAAtgtgattcaaataaaataaattactatcattacttacgaaaatataataattacaacgATCTCCTTTACAGCAATCAGAACATTTCCAATCTTGATACCACACATAAGTGCAATCTTTCATATTTCTTCTCTTCTGTCTATCGCACTCATCATAAGACATACATTTTTTCGAAACGTAGTATTGCTTTGGAGCTCCCTCGGACCAATAAGGCAGACCTGAGacagaatattaataaacgtCAGTGAACCTGGACCAGGTGATGCttgatgatttaaatatttaaaaaacacctACTTCCCCATCTTATTTCAGTATAACAAGCGTCTTCAGTGTGCTCACATGTCATTATTGAATTCAAACATTTTTCTCTATTTCCCTCCTGATTGTCACAGACATAACACTCTAGGGCGTTGCCTAAAACATAACACAATGATCCAATGATTCATGTTTTtaaccataaaaataaattacatctaggttttaaatacttaatattattatttaaattcttacCAAGTGACagtgagtaaataattaaaaaaacaattaaaaatcgtcGCTTCATTATTTCagtcataatttattattacttattatttattaaacaacaaCATTCAGTTTTTAATGAGTAATATTTACTTGGAGATGTAGGCTAATGACAACCTGCTGCAATGGATTAGTATGAATATCaatgtatgtaaaaaaatatatgtattgtgTTGGTATTGGTACTGACTCGGTACTGGTATACTatggttttaaaaactatagtaAGTTGTGGGTGGGAGGAGTTGGAGCTGGAGAAAAAAAGGATAAGGGGAATTTATAACGAACGAATAATAAccgttttgtaaaataaagaaatatataaaaaacactTGTGTTCACTTCTCCCCATTGAACTAAATAATcaattgcaataaaattttgacctTGACAATCTCTAGCTGATTCATCATCACATCACTCACTGGTACTGCCACTGGTACATCCGGACTTACTGCATCTTTATACATCTGTCAATATGGTAaactaatattattaattaatttttttgttataaattttgattattgagGCGTGTAAATATTTACGACTGGACTCTGataattgtttgtttttttaattagactTCCCAGAGTACTTGTGACATTGAAGACGAGGTGAGGAAGGCGATAAAAGACTTCCGATTCCGTAAGAGTAAGAAAAATGCAGCGTTGATTATAAAAGTTAATCGTGAAAAACAAACTGTTTGCTTGGACCAACTTAttgaggtaaattttttttatgggaaaAGTAGTAGACATGAgagaattttattgtttttatttaaaaaagtaatgataCTTAAGTTAGTCGatgactaataatttttgaatttttttaaaagtgataaattataaaaaaaatattttaaaaaattacacctgtagttttttgaattttttacatgtgcatattttttttgtaattgatttggtgaaaaataattcaaaaattataattgtctACTGGGTTGAGGATCATAAAAAGTAATTgagtagaaaataatattttcaaaattttttccagtcaGTGCCCTGATTACGAACTTCGATTGAAACTCAATCGGATTTCTatcagattcaatcggaaacaATCAGAATTTCTCGGGAGCGTTCCCAGTATccgatttaaattttcccattaGAATGAATCGGAAAGTAAAAACTACTTTTTCCGATTTACAATTAACTTTCAACCAAATTCATTCGTAACTTTCCGATTAAATCTGATTGAAAATCAATCGGAAATtcctgattaaaattttccaatcgtagtttttatttattcatttgaaacaaaaaaatttcagagtCTGTTACTTTCAGTAGCATTTTGAAAAAgtccatttaaaataattttctaattaaattgAGTACTTAAACTTGATTagattaatttattgcaaaaaataatttcaggaTGTCGAAATAGATGAACTACAAGAAATAATACCGAGTCATGAACCAAGATACATAGTGTACTCATATAAAATGGAGCATTCAGATGGTAGGATAGCCTATCCAAtgtgttttatattttacacaccACGAG is a window encoding:
- the LOC130667579 gene encoding glia maturation factor beta gives rise to the protein MTSQSTCDIEDEVRKAIKDFRFRKSKKNAALIIKVNREKQTVCLDQLIEDVEIDELQEIIPSHEPRYIVYSYKMEHSDGRIAYPMCFIFYTPRDIQMDLQVLYATMKLVLQKEVELTKCFEVRELEELTEEWLKENLSK
- the LOC130667569 gene encoding cationic amino acid transporter 3-like isoform X2, which gives rise to MTEIMKRRFLIVFLIIYSLSLGNALECYVCDNQEGNREKCLNSIMTCEHTEDACYTEIRWGSLPYWSEGAPKQYYVSKKCMSYDECDRQKRRNMKDCTYVWYQDWKCSDCCKGDRCNYYIFIMKIFGLGRVINAFTRKKLISSPSESGLARCLSTLDLTALGIGSTLGVGVYVLAGSVAKNLAGPAVVISFAIAAVASMFAGLCYAEFGARVPKAGSAYVYSYVTMGEFTAFLIGWTLILEYVIGSASVVRGLSTYVDALFNNSMRTAFQSAAHFENDHFSPYPDFFAFGITIAFSVALAFGAKESSLANNFFTLVNLGVVLFVVGAGSIKANVANWKIDTGCTKEPCGERGTGGFAPYGIAGIIKGAASCFYGFIGFDCVATAGEEAKDPKKSIPIAIVASLTVVFLAYFGVSAILTTVLPYYEQDPNAPFPHLFEVIGWDWAKWFVSIGAICGLCSSLLGAMFPLPRVIYAMASDGLIFKWMGKVSSRFHTPMMGTLSAGFLTGVLAAIFNLDQLVKMMSIGTLLAYSIVAACVLILRYEESEAYEKKVDRDPRTFRFIVTQLVNANNIQLATKLTSQIVSVLVFIYFILCFLITGLLTTFATELSEGRPWLIAILAILVILLIAILVFIYHQPVSGKKLTFSVPLVPFLPALSIIINVYLMMMLDVMTWIRFSIWMAIGLFIYFSYGVWNSIHRVKT